A part of Biomphalaria glabrata chromosome 3, xgBioGlab47.1, whole genome shotgun sequence genomic DNA contains:
- the LOC129925000 gene encoding uncharacterized protein LOC129925000: protein MNIGNVQHGDKIVLNGKKKRNHFAAKCINTIRIQDPAESDNEDYLNTLNALNAPSDKMTAVFLINDQNVRFQLNTGADVNIICKRFVRKSQVRKTSQTLTMWNQSKLKPSGMTDIIMTNPKKGKQEKVLFTVVDNGLQCLLGLQTCKCLGLITVNNENFIAPVHCEESNLGDLGKAHLTVDETVAPVVSQCRKSPHTMREKVKKEIELLVSRKILVPVDKPTDWVSQMALVKKPNGNLRICIDPQHLNKALKLEHYKLPTLEDILPQFKNAKIFSKLDIKEAYWHIRLDESSSWLTTMITAFGRFRWARLPFGLNVSGEMFQEKLSQALERLDGCINVTNCIVLARTAREGLSQ, encoded by the coding sequence ATGAACATAGGAAATGTCCAGCATGGGGACAAGATTGTgctaaatggaaaaaaaaaaagaaaccatttTGCAGCTAAGTGCATAAACACAATAAGGATACAAGATCCCGCTGAGAGTGACAACGAAGATTACCTCAACACCCTTAATGCACTGAATGCACCAAGTGACAAAATGACAGCGGTATTCTTGATCAACGACCAGAATGTAAGATTTCAACTGAACACGGGAGCAGACGTAAACATCATTTGCAAGAGATTCGTAAGGAAAAGCCAAGTCAGAAAAACATCCCAAACTCTTACCATGTGGAATCAGTCAAAACTGAAGCCATCGGGCATGACTGATATCATTATGACGAATCCGAAAAAAGGCAAGCAAGAAAAGGTGCTATTCACCGTTGTGGACAACGGGTTGCAATGTTTATTGGGTTTACAGACTTGCAAATGCTTGGGACTAATAACTGTCAATAATGAAAATTTCATTGCACCAGTCCACTGTGAAGAAAGCAATCTGGGAGATTTAGGCAAAGCTCACCTCACTGTTGACGAAACAGTGGCACCAGTGGTCTCCCAGTGTCGGAAGAGCCCCCATACTATGAGAGAAAAAGTCAAGAAAGAAATCGAGCTTTTGGTGAGTCGGAAAATACTTGTCCCTGTTGACAAACCCACTGACTGGGTCAGTCAAATGGCTTTGGTCAAGAAACCAAATGGAAACCTCAGGATCTGCATTGACCCACAACACTTGAACAAAGCCCTCAAGCTAGAACACTATAAACTTCCAACTCTAGAAGATATCTTACCACAATTCAAAAATGCCAAGATATTCTCCAAGCTAGACATAAAAGAAGCCTATTGGCATATCCGATTGGATGAATCCTCAAGTTGGCTAACGACAATGATCACAGCTTTCGGTCGTTTTCGATGGGCTCGACTTCCATTTGGCCTAAATGTAAGCGGGGAAATGTTCCAAGAGAAGTTATCCCAAGCCCTTGAGAGACTAGACGGATGCATCAACGTGACAAATTGCATAGTCCTAGCTAGAACGGCGCGGgaaggtctaagtcagtaa